A stretch of Lysinibacillus agricola DNA encodes these proteins:
- a CDS encoding tetratricopeptide repeat protein has protein sequence MIKQFDEQVQQINELFLNGHVKESYLLAKAVLANSAFTEHESFATIQQHVALLEANGYANMPAPTAEKVKQSVERTDGSYPERDALAAYIGSEDDQQFGKVVDELLAGSVEAQANAYYTMAEYFALAKEHDKALVQYAEAIKLQPNKALYWGAFAQFLSRNEGSPYLALRLIEEAIQLDSMNPRWYYIQGNIFLQLVATTKNLSYLPALEEAWEKAKKRCSNKQVSLKVDIAKSNDVLSQWKKQML, from the coding sequence GTGATCAAACAGTTTGATGAGCAAGTCCAACAGATAAATGAATTATTTTTAAATGGTCATGTAAAAGAAAGCTATCTATTAGCCAAAGCAGTTTTAGCAAATAGTGCCTTTACAGAACATGAGTCATTCGCAACAATCCAACAGCACGTCGCATTGTTGGAAGCGAACGGTTATGCAAATATGCCTGCTCCTACTGCTGAAAAAGTGAAGCAAAGTGTTGAACGAACAGATGGCTCTTATCCAGAGCGTGATGCACTCGCTGCATACATAGGAAGTGAGGATGACCAGCAATTCGGTAAAGTAGTAGATGAATTACTAGCTGGATCGGTCGAGGCACAAGCGAATGCATATTATACAATGGCTGAATATTTTGCTCTTGCAAAGGAGCATGATAAAGCACTTGTGCAATATGCGGAAGCGATAAAACTACAGCCAAATAAAGCTCTTTACTGGGGAGCCTTCGCACAGTTTTTGAGCCGTAATGAAGGCAGTCCGTATTTGGCACTACGTCTTATTGAAGAAGCTATTCAGTTAGATAGTATGAACCCTCGCTGGTACTATATTCAAGGGAATATTTTTTTACAGCTTGTTGCAACTACAAAAAATTTAAGCTATTTACCTGCTTTAGAAGAAGCCTGGGAAAAGGCTAAGAAACGTTGCTCAAATAAACAGGTGTCATTAAAAGTGGACATTGCGAAATCCAATGACGTGCTGTCACAATGGAAAAAACAAATGCTATAA
- a CDS encoding acyltransferase family protein has product MKKESDRLYFIDNLKIALIMLVVAHHAGQAYGPGGWWFFLDDESINWLGRFFSVNAAFFMSLFFFLSAYFLPQSISRKGPKRFLKERLIRIGIPLLLGFLVMIPILMYLYYINFRDYEPIPFFSYYVNIFFGLGNEPANWTGPSWPDMQFGHLWFLEHLLVYAIVFSVWTFFTSKKFTQKSDRNIKVYQILSLWLVVSLVTFITRIWFPIDHWTAFLGFIQTEFAHVPQYVSFFCLGIMAYHRKWFLTMSARAGYIWLVIGILIVTILYFGGNTIDPFLLKGGQNFGSLARSLIETLLCISLVIGLLILFREKVNGANRWSKMLANNVFVVYFIHVPVVVFLQYTLNDLPISVWTKFLITVFLGIILSFLLSHFVWRKIPYLKKMM; this is encoded by the coding sequence GTGAAAAAAGAGAGTGATCGTTTATATTTCATCGATAATTTAAAAATAGCTTTAATTATGCTTGTAGTAGCTCACCATGCTGGACAAGCTTATGGACCAGGTGGTTGGTGGTTTTTTTTGGATGATGAATCTATCAATTGGTTGGGCAGATTTTTCTCTGTAAATGCAGCATTTTTTATGAGTTTGTTTTTCTTTTTATCAGCCTATTTTCTCCCCCAATCAATCTCAAGAAAAGGGCCGAAACGGTTTTTAAAAGAACGGCTTATTAGAATTGGTATTCCATTACTACTGGGATTTCTCGTGATGATTCCTATTCTGATGTATTTATATTACATTAATTTCAGAGATTATGAACCCATCCCATTTTTTTCTTACTATGTTAATATATTTTTTGGACTTGGTAATGAACCCGCGAATTGGACTGGGCCATCATGGCCTGATATGCAATTTGGCCATTTATGGTTTTTAGAGCATTTACTTGTGTATGCGATTGTGTTTTCGGTCTGGACCTTCTTTACATCTAAGAAATTCACACAAAAGTCTGATAGAAACATTAAGGTTTATCAGATTCTCTCCCTGTGGTTGGTCGTTAGTTTAGTGACTTTTATTACAAGGATATGGTTTCCTATTGATCATTGGACAGCTTTTTTAGGATTTATTCAAACTGAATTTGCACATGTACCACAGTATGTGAGTTTCTTTTGTTTAGGCATTATGGCTTATCATCGCAAATGGTTTTTAACTATGAGTGCGAGAGCAGGATACATCTGGCTTGTTATTGGAATATTAATAGTGACCATTTTGTATTTTGGAGGAAATACGATAGATCCTTTTCTTTTAAAGGGTGGACAAAACTTCGGTTCGTTGGCTCGATCATTAATTGAGACGTTACTGTGTATTTCACTTGTAATCGGTCTTCTAATTTTATTTAGAGAGAAAGTTAACGGCGCTAATCGTTGGTCAAAGATGTTAGCAAACAATGTATTTGTTGTTTATTTCATCCATGTCCCAGTAGTTGTCTTCCTTCAATATACATTGAATGACCTACCAATATCAGTCTGGACTAAATTTCTTATAACGGTATTTTTAGGAATCATTCTAAGCTTTTTGCTTAGTCATTTTGTATGGAGAAAGATTCCATACCTCAAAAAAATGATGTAA
- a CDS encoding Cj0069 family protein, with protein MDRKVIFFEVRGGTDKGPGGYRKDTMPMVNALIHHGQDAEVIFFDVTKKEEIFNYVKEHGIAYVSRINPGNLQHEKEYFDMLRELCNAGIIGMPHPDAMIGYGSKDVLSKLSSTNLVPDDTFAYYTIEAFKAQFPTSLTNTERVLKQNRGSTGEGIWRVKLVEPLAEGITEVPLDAEIKCTEAKDNHVEYWKLGDFIKFCEQYITGPNGMLIDMRFLPRITEGEIRLFMLRDKPIHVVHKKPANSEDAFSATLFSGAQYRYDAPEDWQELVQNFLIQLPLVTSLLGNYDLPLIWTADFMLDTNEAGEDCYIFREMNCSCVGFTSELSLAHQVAEEILTCIHENAEISA; from the coding sequence ATGGATAGAAAAGTTATTTTTTTCGAGGTTCGTGGTGGCACAGATAAGGGACCAGGTGGTTATCGAAAAGATACAATGCCAATGGTGAATGCGCTAATTCACCATGGACAGGATGCAGAAGTCATTTTCTTTGATGTAACAAAAAAAGAGGAAATTTTTAATTACGTCAAAGAGCATGGTATTGCCTATGTATCACGTATTAATCCAGGAAACTTACAGCATGAGAAAGAGTATTTTGATATGTTACGTGAGCTATGTAATGCGGGTATCATCGGTATGCCTCATCCTGATGCTATGATTGGCTATGGCTCTAAAGATGTATTATCAAAGTTGTCCTCTACGAATTTAGTGCCTGATGATACATTTGCTTATTATACAATTGAGGCATTTAAAGCCCAATTCCCTACCTCTCTTACTAATACCGAACGCGTCCTAAAGCAAAATCGTGGTTCGACGGGCGAAGGTATATGGCGAGTTAAATTGGTTGAACCCCTCGCTGAAGGAATAACAGAAGTACCACTTGATGCGGAGATTAAATGTACAGAAGCCAAAGATAATCACGTAGAATATTGGAAACTTGGCGACTTCATAAAGTTTTGTGAACAGTATATTACAGGTCCAAATGGCATGCTAATTGATATGCGCTTCCTTCCACGTATTACTGAAGGTGAAATCCGCTTATTTATGCTACGTGATAAACCCATTCACGTAGTACATAAAAAACCAGCAAATTCCGAGGACGCTTTTAGTGCAACACTGTTCTCAGGCGCGCAATATCGCTATGATGCACCAGAAGACTGGCAAGAGCTTGTACAAAACTTTTTAATCCAACTACCTCTCGTAACTAGTTTACTGGGCAATTATGATTTACCACTCATTTGGACAGCCGATTTCATGTTAGATACGAACGAAGCTGGCGAAGATTGCTATATTTTTAGGGAAATGAATTGTTCATGTGTAGGCTTCACTTCTGAGCTCTCTTTAGCACATCAAGTAGCAGAAGAAATTTTAACTTGTATCCATGAAAATGCCGAGATTTCGGCATAA
- a CDS encoding JAB domain-containing protein, with amino-acid sequence METIFEIIRIEQVIREADEGVNYIIRSPEDGAKTASRFIGRDDREVFFVMCLNTKNNVIAVHRCHVGSLNASLVHPREVFKSAILNNASSVIVAHQHPSGDIAPSKEDINVTKRLAEAGKLLGIKVLDHLVVNSDTSFTSLKERGYI; translated from the coding sequence ATGGAAACCATTTTTGAGATTATTCGTATTGAGCAAGTTATTCGAGAGGCAGATGAGGGAGTCAACTACATTATTCGTAGTCCAGAAGATGGAGCAAAGACAGCTTCTCGCTTTATTGGACGTGATGATCGTGAAGTGTTTTTTGTAATGTGTCTAAATACGAAAAATAATGTTATTGCGGTTCATCGTTGTCATGTAGGTTCGTTAAATGCCTCACTCGTCCATCCACGCGAGGTGTTTAAATCAGCAATTCTTAATAATGCATCCAGTGTCATTGTTGCTCATCAGCATCCAAGTGGTGACATAGCGCCATCGAAGGAAGATATTAACGTTACAAAGAGATTAGCTGAAGCTGGAAAGTTACTAGGCATCAAAGTGCTTGATCACTTAGTAGTAAATAGTGATACCAGTTTTACTAGCCTGAAAGAGAGAGGCTATATTTAA
- a CDS encoding MarR family winged helix-turn-helix transcriptional regulator produces the protein MTNTDSHFIKLHQNLVSDELSPKQIILLDFIKKNGQVTIGQIASYMNITSSAVGQLVSKLEEQHYVSRSINPENRREICVSLDTLGIKYFEREEEIKRFIISRYYSKLELSEIVQLKEIVQKLNQIVLKEGIIHEINDKGEI, from the coding sequence TTGACAAACACCGATAGTCATTTCATAAAGTTACATCAAAATTTAGTGAGTGATGAATTATCTCCTAAACAAATAATTTTATTAGATTTTATAAAAAAAAATGGCCAAGTGACGATTGGACAAATTGCGAGTTATATGAATATAACTTCTAGTGCTGTCGGACAGCTAGTTAGTAAACTTGAAGAACAGCACTATGTATCTCGGAGCATTAATCCGGAAAATAGACGTGAAATATGTGTGAGCCTTGATACTTTAGGCATTAAGTATTTTGAAAGAGAAGAAGAAATAAAACGATTTATTATCTCGAGATATTATTCAAAGCTTGAGTTAAGTGAAATCGTGCAATTGAAAGAGATTGTTCAGAAGTTAAACCAAATTGTATTAAAGGAAGGAATTATACATGAAATAAATGATAAGGGAGAGATTTAA
- a CDS encoding IS3 family transposase (programmed frameshift) produces MTGRNRVRYSQEQKEAIVKRMMPPNNEAVAQIAKEEGITEVTLYKWRKEARAAGVATPGNGQTSDKWNSQDKFLIVMETFTMNEVELAEYCRKKGLYREQIEAWRNVCLQANGQTSDQTKQLNGALKEEQKRAKQLEKELQKKEKALAEAAALLLLRKKAQGDLGGRRGRMISPSNRALAIELIQEANQNGARLAKACQELHISVRTYERWISDGCVKVDQRPLTKRPTPKNKLSQEEKEEILTIVKQEKYADCPPTQIVPRLADKGTYIASESTFYRVLREEKMQHHRGRSQKPERRIPESHLATAPNQVWTWDITWLGGPVKGLYYRLYLILDLFSRKIVGWEVWETEEAKHAETLVKKAVISEKILGEPLVLHSDNGSPMKASTFLGLLEKLGIQSSFSRPRVSNDNPYSEAMFRTLKYRPDFPHKGFETLKRARQWAQQFVHWYNEIHLHSGLNFVTPVQCHTGQHVALLEKRKDVYEAAKEKHPERWTRSTRNWAPNEQVALNPMRDEGQTELVKKP; encoded by the exons ATGACAGGAAGAAATAGAGTGCGATATTCGCAAGAACAAAAAGAAGCAATTGTTAAACGCATGATGCCACCGAATAACGAAGCAGTGGCGCAAATTGCGAAAGAAGAAGGCATTACAGAAGTGACGTTATACAAGTGGCGTAAAGAAGCGCGTGCAGCTGGTGTGGCAACGCCTGGAAATGGTCAAACCAGTGATAAATGGAATAGCCAAGATAAGTTTTTAATCGTGATGGAGACGTTCACGATGAATGAGGTTGAGTTGGCGGAGTATTGCCGTAAGAAAGGGTTGTATCGCGAACAAATTGAAGCTTGGCGCAATGTATGCCTTCAAGCAAATGGTCAAACATCAGATCAAACGAAACAGTTGAATGGCGCATTGAAGGAAGAACAAAAGCGTGCAAAGCAATTGGAAAAAGAGCTACAAAAAAAGGAAAAGGCACTTGCGGAAGCTGCTGCATTACTACTGCTTAGAAAAAAGGCCCAAG GCGATTTGGGGGGACGACGAGGACGAATGATTAGCCCATCAAATCGCGCATTAGCTATAGAACTCATCCAAGAAGCCAATCAGAACGGTGCGCGATTAGCGAAAGCTTGTCAAGAACTACACATTAGTGTACGTACTTATGAACGTTGGATTTCGGATGGGTGTGTGAAGGTCGATCAGCGCCCACTTACGAAACGTCCTACACCAAAAAATAAGTTATCACAAGAAGAAAAAGAGGAAATACTAACGATTGTGAAGCAAGAGAAATATGCGGATTGCCCACCTACGCAAATTGTGCCTAGACTTGCGGACAAAGGAACTTACATTGCGTCAGAATCGACATTTTATCGTGTATTACGTGAAGAAAAGATGCAGCATCACCGAGGACGTAGCCAAAAGCCTGAGCGAAGAATCCCGGAAAGCCATCTGGCAACAGCGCCAAATCAAGTGTGGACATGGGATATCACTTGGCTCGGAGGACCAGTGAAAGGTTTATATTATCGACTCTATTTAATTCTCGACTTGTTTAGTAGAAAGATAGTCGGCTGGGAAGTATGGGAAACAGAAGAGGCAAAACACGCCGAAACACTCGTAAAAAAAGCAGTGATCAGTGAAAAAATTCTGGGAGAACCACTAGTATTACATTCCGACAATGGGAGTCCAATGAAAGCCTCGACCTTTCTAGGTTTACTAGAGAAGTTGGGCATCCAAAGTTCGTTTTCAAGACCACGTGTGAGTAACGATAACCCTTACTCAGAGGCGATGTTTCGGACACTCAAGTATCGACCAGATTTTCCACACAAAGGTTTTGAAACACTTAAAAGAGCAAGACAATGGGCACAGCAATTTGTCCATTGGTACAACGAGATTCACCTGCATAGCGGGCTGAATTTTGTAACACCAGTGCAGTGTCATACGGGCCAACACGTAGCCCTATTAGAAAAGCGAAAAGACGTGTACGAGGCTGCGAAGGAGAAGCATCCGGAGCGTTGGACACGAAGTACAAGAAATTGGGCACCGAATGAACAAGTAGCACTCAATCCAATGCGAGATGAGGGGCAAACCGAATTAGTGAAAAAACCATAA
- a CDS encoding AraC family transcriptional regulator → MTLTHIKIAKDLQELTLHGTKEFPVALYETVLRLDSLDFLPLHWHKEIQFVYVKSGRVEYRVGADVFVLEEGEGLFVNASSLHEAKPFQIEWATIFCVNVDPLLLGGHKDSIFATKYVLPYITSNRLPYVKLSGELAQKVEIVAKLLQEQAVFYELKVWRELLVIWETILSQSMLIEEILDPAIIVQHERAKEMLDYLHTHYQEKISLENLAAHVFLSRAECSRFFSKMVGMTPFTYLLHYRLRKSMVLLRDSEQSITTIATTTGFSTVSYYIEKFKKYTGYSPHVYRRRIVESS, encoded by the coding sequence GTGACGTTAACACATATTAAAATTGCAAAGGATTTACAAGAACTAACGTTACATGGGACGAAGGAATTTCCAGTTGCACTATATGAGACTGTTTTGCGATTAGATAGTCTGGATTTTTTACCGTTACATTGGCATAAGGAAATTCAATTTGTCTATGTAAAAAGTGGCCGTGTAGAATACCGAGTAGGAGCGGATGTCTTTGTCCTTGAGGAGGGAGAGGGGTTATTTGTCAATGCATCAAGTTTACATGAAGCAAAGCCTTTTCAAATAGAATGGGCTACAATCTTCTGTGTTAACGTGGACCCATTGCTTTTAGGCGGACACAAGGACAGTATTTTTGCAACTAAATATGTACTACCGTATATAACGAGCAATAGACTGCCCTATGTAAAGCTTTCCGGCGAATTGGCGCAAAAAGTAGAAATTGTAGCGAAATTACTGCAAGAGCAAGCCGTTTTTTATGAGCTAAAGGTTTGGAGAGAGCTATTAGTCATTTGGGAAACGATTTTGTCACAATCAATGCTAATAGAAGAAATACTAGATCCAGCAATTATTGTCCAGCATGAACGAGCAAAGGAAATGCTCGATTATTTACATACTCATTATCAGGAGAAGATATCTTTAGAAAATTTAGCTGCACATGTTTTTTTAAGTCGGGCAGAATGTAGTCGCTTTTTTTCAAAAATGGTCGGCATGACACCATTCACATATTTACTACACTATCGTCTTCGCAAAAGTATGGTGCTATTACGTGATAGTGAGCAATCCATCACTACAATTGCTACAACTACAGGTTTTAGTACAGTAAGTTACTATATTGAAAAATTTAAGAAATATACAGGATACTCTCCACATGTTTATCGTAGGCGAATAGTAGAATCAAGTTGA
- a CDS encoding helix-turn-helix domain-containing protein: MLEQNNIKITNKKPRLTQFQRGELQGYLNAGITNKSELARKLKVSRGTIYNELARGTTTQVKKSMEKHIYTTQYLAETGQAVTDRNVARSRKTVEVWACEGILGIC; the protein is encoded by the coding sequence ATGCTAGAACAGAATAACATAAAAATAACGAATAAGAAACCACGCCTTACACAGTTTCAACGTGGAGAACTTCAAGGCTATTTGAATGCCGGAATTACAAATAAGAGCGAACTTGCGCGAAAACTCAAGGTTTCGCGCGGGACAATCTACAATGAACTTGCTCGTGGCACGACCACTCAAGTAAAAAAATCAATGGAAAAACATATCTACACAACGCAATATCTTGCTGAAACAGGTCAAGCTGTAACAGATCGAAATGTGGCTCGTTCTCGTAAAACCGTTGAAGTTTGGGCGTGTGAAGGCATTCTTGGCATTTGTTGA
- a CDS encoding LysE family transporter has translation MSLYVAYVLVGLAIAMPVGAITVEMTKQGLKNGFMHGWAVGLGGMTIDIVLVFALYMGLASILAMPIIQIPMWIIGAGFLFLLGLDSIKNADHDITLVGEKVTKSFFTSYRNGLLVAISPGNLVFWVNVFGVVLAKSYGQGESANFIVIAAGVLSGILLHDIGLMTIVSVTRKAMSRKVIKSLTMVAGVLLICFAGYFIYEFIHAIKIYI, from the coding sequence TTGAGTTTATATGTAGCGTATGTATTGGTTGGTCTTGCAATTGCCATGCCTGTTGGGGCTATTACAGTAGAAATGACAAAGCAAGGACTAAAAAATGGGTTTATGCATGGTTGGGCTGTTGGACTTGGTGGTATGACAATAGATATTGTATTGGTTTTTGCGTTGTATATGGGCCTAGCTTCCATTTTAGCAATGCCGATCATTCAAATCCCTATGTGGATTATAGGGGCTGGATTTTTATTCCTTTTAGGACTAGATTCTATCAAAAATGCTGATCATGATATTACGCTTGTAGGAGAGAAAGTGACAAAATCATTTTTTACTTCATATCGTAATGGTTTACTAGTTGCAATTTCACCTGGAAATCTAGTATTTTGGGTAAATGTTTTTGGAGTTGTACTAGCCAAATCATATGGGCAGGGGGAGTCAGCAAACTTTATAGTGATCGCTGCAGGGGTTCTGAGTGGCATATTGTTGCATGATATTGGGTTGATGACCATTGTTTCAGTTACCCGTAAAGCGATGAGTCGTAAGGTCATCAAGTCGCTTACAATGGTAGCGGGTGTATTACTAATTTGCTTTGCCGGATATTTTATTTATGAATTCATACATGCTATTAAGATTTATATATGA
- a CDS encoding DMT family transporter: MNQSIQKNRTLGFILVILGASFWGIGGTVAQKLFQQENIEVGWLVSSRLLLAGLLLIMAYKITHRKKSIFVMWRTKQNAFRQILFSLLGMLAVQYTYMMSIAIGNSAVATLLQYLAPLFIMAYYLITKHSQLTRQDGIAVTLTLIGTFLLLTNGSLSTLSVPAMAVFWGILSGLSAAFYTLYAVSLLQQFHSLLVVGWSMLIGGIVMSLFHQPWQIDMANWALSTIAYFLFIVIFGTMLAFWFYIASLHYLSPKETSLLGSLEPLTAVMTSVFWLKIPFGSFQFIGTMLILCMILYLTVFQKKRS, encoded by the coding sequence ATGAATCAATCTATACAAAAAAATCGTACTCTTGGTTTTATTCTTGTCATTTTAGGGGCAAGTTTTTGGGGGATTGGTGGAACCGTCGCACAAAAGCTTTTTCAGCAGGAAAATATAGAGGTTGGCTGGCTCGTTTCTAGTCGTCTTCTTTTAGCCGGTCTATTACTCATTATGGCCTATAAAATTACACATCGTAAAAAGTCTATTTTTGTGATGTGGCGGACGAAGCAAAATGCTTTTAGACAAATTTTATTTAGTTTACTCGGGATGCTGGCGGTTCAATATACTTATATGATGTCAATTGCTATAGGTAACTCGGCTGTTGCTACTTTATTGCAATATTTAGCACCACTTTTTATTATGGCCTATTATTTAATAACGAAGCACAGTCAACTGACAAGGCAGGATGGAATCGCTGTAACTTTGACGCTTATTGGTACTTTTTTATTACTTACTAACGGTTCATTGTCTACACTTTCTGTTCCAGCAATGGCCGTGTTTTGGGGGATTTTATCTGGTCTTTCGGCTGCTTTTTATACGTTATATGCTGTCTCACTCTTACAGCAGTTTCACTCATTGTTAGTTGTAGGCTGGTCAATGCTTATTGGCGGGATTGTAATGAGCCTTTTCCATCAGCCATGGCAAATTGACATGGCAAACTGGGCATTGTCGACAATCGCTTATTTTCTTTTTATCGTTATTTTTGGGACAATGCTAGCATTTTGGTTTTATATTGCTAGTTTGCATTATTTATCGCCAAAAGAAACTAGTTTACTTGGTAGCTTGGAGCCTCTAACGGCCGTTATGACAAGTGTCTTTTGGCTTAAAATTCCCTTTGGTAGCTTTCAGTTTATTGGGACAATGCTTATTCTCTGTATGATTTTATATCTCACGGTTTTTCAGAAAAAGCGCTCTTAG
- a CDS encoding ABC transporter permease, with product MTNIVQQRRKLERSHNFKLLASVIDWTVALYVVVPTLVIGFFLYKDFLLTISTSWVVHIPLAFLIVLLFFITRIETIRTYLQRADRLFLIQNRKQMIRLKRAGLYRSLSKHLILLGSGLALLAPIFIIVHHVTVLELLSLLLLLFTTNFVKVLLQLKLRKWQQLVCNIFMCILGTVCFLYVPVIITSLIYLILLVYCTSYYDKHFIYNTKYFDQQVELDQAAFYKWQSLLFQIAPELRSQLVPTLKKPRLLWKNSKRMFRRSDYFIEELICKTMLRQKQYRLGYLRFLLSGIGLIIIVPAWAKMIMLGILYFTLRSMMQSVIQQILEHKIWSIFQVSNEQIHAASRRLLKGFVDLPLLIVLIILIIILVL from the coding sequence ATGACTAATATAGTGCAGCAACGAAGAAAATTAGAGCGCTCCCACAATTTCAAGCTACTGGCAAGCGTTATCGATTGGACAGTCGCCTTATATGTTGTTGTGCCGACTCTAGTCATTGGCTTTTTCCTTTACAAAGACTTTCTCTTAACGATAAGTACATCGTGGGTCGTACATATTCCGCTAGCTTTCTTAATTGTACTGTTATTTTTTATTACACGTATCGAAACTATTCGTACCTATTTGCAGCGAGCCGATCGTCTTTTTTTAATCCAAAACCGAAAACAAATGATACGCTTAAAACGAGCCGGTCTATATCGGTCGCTAAGTAAGCACCTAATTTTACTAGGTTCCGGCCTTGCTCTATTAGCGCCGATCTTTATAATCGTTCATCATGTAACGGTATTAGAATTGCTTTCTTTACTATTGCTACTATTCACGACTAATTTTGTGAAGGTACTTTTACAATTAAAGCTTCGTAAATGGCAGCAACTAGTATGCAACATTTTTATGTGTATTCTCGGTACAGTTTGCTTTTTGTATGTACCTGTTATTATTACTTCACTTATTTATCTAATTCTTCTTGTTTATTGTACAAGCTATTATGATAAACATTTTATCTATAACACTAAGTATTTTGATCAACAGGTGGAGCTCGATCAAGCAGCATTTTATAAATGGCAAAGTCTTTTATTCCAGATTGCTCCTGAGCTTCGAAGTCAGCTAGTACCGACATTAAAAAAGCCTCGCCTACTATGGAAAAATTCAAAGCGTATGTTTCGACGTTCCGATTATTTTATAGAGGAACTAATTTGCAAAACGATGCTTCGCCAAAAACAATATCGCTTAGGATATCTTCGCTTTTTATTGAGTGGTATTGGGCTCATCATTATTGTGCCAGCATGGGCGAAAATGATCATGCTCGGAATTCTTTATTTTACTTTACGCTCTATGATGCAATCGGTGATCCAGCAAATTTTAGAGCATAAAATTTGGTCAATCTTTCAAGTATCCAATGAACAAATTCATGCTGCTAGCAGGCGATTACTTAAGGGATTTGTAGATCTGCCATTATTGATTGTCCTTATTATTTTAATTATTATTTTAGTCTTGTAA
- a CDS encoding tyrosine-type recombinase/integrase, with translation MLAIRPESLYEYGIKVRHSISPTSDDTSLKTQNAKRDVSINKEVYELIRKIPVKENGYTFSFGGFKQSEQLAELLKKLDIKKTTFHGLRDTHASFLFAQDIDIAYVSKRLGHINIQTTQNYYLELMPEKKHQQDADALNLLSSL, from the coding sequence CTGCTAGCAATACGCCCAGAGAGTCTTTATGAATACGGAATAAAAGTTAGGCATTCAATTAGTCCTACTTCTGATGACACTTCATTAAAGACACAAAATGCAAAACGTGATGTTTCTATTAACAAAGAAGTATATGAACTCATTCGTAAAATTCCTGTTAAAGAGAATGGTTATACTTTCAGCTTTGGCGGTTTTAAACAGTCGGAACAATTAGCGGAGTTATTGAAGAAATTAGATATTAAGAAAACAACGTTTCACGGTTTAAGAGATACTCATGCATCGTTTTTATTTGCCCAAGACATAGATATTGCTTATGTATCAAAGCGATTAGGTCACATTAATATTCAAACCACACAGAATTATTATCTGGAATTAATGCCAGAAAAAAAGCACCAGCAAGATGCCGATGCTTTAAATCTGTTAAGTTCTTTATGA